One genomic segment of Brevibacillus laterosporus LMG 15441 includes these proteins:
- the moaC gene encoding cyclic pyranopterin monophosphate synthase MoaC, whose amino-acid sequence MSTHDQLTHFNEQNRARMVDISDKDVTKREAVARSRVVMKPETLLRVKEGKISKGDVLAVAQVAGIMAAKKTSDMIPMCHPLALTGVDVTYEFEGEDTIGVWVKVKTTGKTGVEMEALTAASAVTLTIYDMCKAMDKEMVIGPTYLVKKTGGKSGDYERVEG is encoded by the coding sequence ATGTCTACACACGATCAGCTTACACATTTTAACGAACAAAACAGGGCGCGCATGGTAGATATCTCAGATAAAGATGTTACGAAACGTGAGGCGGTTGCTAGAAGCCGTGTTGTGATGAAGCCGGAGACCTTGCTACGCGTAAAAGAAGGGAAAATCAGCAAAGGGGATGTACTGGCTGTAGCACAAGTAGCGGGCATTATGGCAGCAAAAAAAACCTCAGATATGATACCAATGTGCCATCCTTTAGCCCTAACCGGCGTAGATGTTACATATGAATTTGAAGGGGAGGATACGATCGGGGTATGGGTTAAAGTGAAAACAACAGGGAAAACAGGAGTAGAAATGGAAGCACTGACGGCTGCGAGTGCTGTAACACTCACGATCTACGATATGTGTAAGGCAATGGATAAGGAAATGGTTATTGGTCCTACCTATCTGGTTAAAAAAACGGGTGGCAAGAGTGGAGACTATGAGCGGGTAGAGGGATAG
- the moaD gene encoding molybdopterin converting factor subunit 1, whose protein sequence is MQVTLLLFAGLAERAGQNSIQIELPDSSTVQDLLDKLPHEYPALKELLSSCFVSVNQEYADHHTIIKENDEVAILPPVSGGEEPRFAITEAPLSVEPLIKLVSHRNCGAILTFIGTVREMTQGQRTVYLSYEAYIPMAIEKLKQVEAEIHERWENIRVAIHHRIGDLQIEEIAVVIAVSSPHRNDSFEAGRYAIERLKQIVPIWKKEIWEDGNEWKGHQLGPWNPTADLDSEKK, encoded by the coding sequence ATGCAGGTTACCCTATTATTATTCGCCGGTTTAGCAGAACGCGCCGGACAAAATAGCATACAGATCGAATTACCTGATTCTAGTACCGTACAAGATTTACTCGATAAGCTGCCACATGAATATCCGGCTTTGAAGGAACTGCTATCCAGTTGCTTTGTATCAGTCAATCAAGAGTACGCAGATCACCATACTATTATAAAGGAAAACGACGAAGTAGCTATTCTCCCTCCTGTCAGCGGAGGCGAAGAGCCACGTTTTGCGATAACAGAAGCCCCTCTCTCGGTAGAACCGTTAATCAAACTAGTTTCTCACCGTAACTGCGGAGCTATTTTAACCTTTATCGGCACAGTACGTGAAATGACGCAAGGTCAGCGTACTGTCTACCTCTCATATGAAGCCTATATTCCCATGGCCATCGAAAAGCTTAAACAGGTCGAGGCAGAAATTCATGAGCGCTGGGAAAATATACGTGTAGCCATCCACCATCGAATTGGCGATCTTCAAATTGAAGAAATCGCAGTAGTCATTGCCGTCTCCTCCCCACACCGTAATGATTCCTTTGAAGCTGGTCGCTATGCGATTGAGCGTTTAAAACAAATCGTCCCGATATGGAAAAAGGAAATATGGGAGGATGGAAACGAGTGGAAAGGGCATCAGCTAGGGCCTTGGAATCCAACCGCTGACTTGGATAGTGAGAAAAAGTAG
- a CDS encoding ThiF family adenylyltransferase: MNENRYSRQILFAPIGVAGQERLRNSRVAIVGMGALGTVLSNHLVRAGVGFVRFIDRDFVEPSNLQRQMLYDEEDARQHLPKAIAAYEKLSKINSDVALEPIVADVTAFHAEKYLSDVDLILDATDNFQVRYLINDVAVKHNIPWIYGGAVSATGTYTAIRPGETPCLRCLFPEAPKPGTTATCDTAGVIGPIIHVVASYQATEAFKILLQATNAYNPHLEHFDLWNNTHQQIKVLKAKRPDCPTCGQRQFEFLETSPDDELATALCGRDTVQLSPREAITLDLSQLAKRLAPLGTVEQNRFLLRFYIDPYTLVIFPDGRVLVQNTDDIATARSLFAKFIGN; encoded by the coding sequence ATGAATGAGAACAGATATTCGAGACAAATTTTATTCGCCCCGATCGGAGTGGCTGGACAAGAACGTTTGCGCAACAGTCGTGTTGCCATTGTTGGGATGGGAGCGCTGGGAACAGTGCTCTCCAACCATCTCGTTCGTGCTGGCGTCGGGTTTGTACGGTTTATAGATCGAGATTTTGTAGAACCAAGCAATTTACAACGTCAAATGCTATATGACGAGGAAGATGCGAGACAGCATTTGCCAAAAGCGATAGCCGCCTATGAGAAATTATCTAAAATAAATTCAGATGTAGCATTGGAGCCTATCGTAGCGGATGTTACTGCTTTTCATGCCGAAAAATATTTATCAGATGTTGATCTTATTTTAGACGCTACCGATAACTTTCAGGTGCGATATCTTATTAATGATGTAGCGGTTAAACATAATATCCCGTGGATTTATGGCGGAGCTGTTAGCGCAACTGGAACATATACTGCTATTCGTCCTGGTGAAACCCCCTGCCTACGTTGTCTATTTCCCGAAGCACCGAAGCCAGGCACAACCGCCACATGTGATACAGCCGGCGTAATTGGCCCAATCATACATGTGGTTGCCTCTTATCAGGCGACAGAAGCTTTTAAAATCCTTTTACAGGCAACAAATGCCTACAATCCTCATCTGGAGCATTTCGATTTATGGAATAATACCCACCAGCAAATTAAAGTTCTCAAAGCGAAGCGTCCGGACTGCCCTACTTGTGGACAACGACAATTTGAGTTTCTGGAGACTAGCCCTGATGATGAACTAGCTACAGCCTTATGTGGTCGAGATACGGTACAACTAAGCCCTCGTGAAGCAATTACGCTTGATTTGTCTCAACTAGCAAAACGACTCGCTCCACTTGGAACTGTGGAACAGAATCGTTTCTTATTGCGGTTTTACATCGATCCCTACACTTTAGTAATCTTTCCAGACGGACGTGTGCTCGTTCAAAATACCGACGATATCGCCACTGCACGTAGCTTATTCGCCAAATTTATCGGTAATTAG